In one Echinicola marina genomic region, the following are encoded:
- the secG gene encoding preprotein translocase subunit SecG has product MFTLIISVIIVLAVLLVLVILGQNSKGGVGAAFGGSASQIMGVTKTGNILEKSTWVLAIAILVLSLISSAFINETASVGDEYNSPNIENAKEQGITPAFGESESILPSEQEATSTDSAE; this is encoded by the coding sequence ATGTTTACTTTAATAATCAGTGTCATCATCGTTTTGGCCGTATTATTGGTACTAGTGATTTTGGGCCAAAACTCAAAAGGCGGTGTTGGTGCTGCATTTGGAGGAAGTGCTTCACAAATCATGGGGGTTACCAAAACTGGAAATATTCTTGAAAAATCCACTTGGGTTTTGGCTATCGCCATCCTAGTGCTTTCCCTAATTTCCTCCGCGTTTATTAACGAAACTGCTTCTGTGGGAGACGAGTATAATTCTCCCAATATAGAAAACGCTAAAGAGCAAGGGATAACACCAGCTTTTGGCGAAAGCGAAAGCATACTTCCTAGTGAACAAGAAGCCACTTCTACTGATAGTGCAGAATAA
- the groL gene encoding chaperonin GroEL (60 kDa chaperone family; promotes refolding of misfolded polypeptides especially under stressful conditions; forms two stacked rings of heptamers to form a barrel-shaped 14mer; ends can be capped by GroES; misfolded proteins enter the barrel where they are refolded when GroES binds) — translation MAKELFFDTDARDKLKKGVDALAEAVKVTLGPKGRNVIIDKKFGAPTITKDGVSVAKEIELEEPIENMGAQLVKEVASKTADNAGDGTTTATVLTQAIFNVGIKNVAAGANPMDLKRGIDKAVAAVVAELKATSKEISTSKEIAQVGTISANNDEEIGNMIADAMDKVGKDGVITVEEAKGTETEVRTVEGMQFDRGYLSPYFTTNTEKMEAELENPYILIYDKKISSMKELLPVLEPVAQSGKPLLIIAEDVDGEALATLVVNKIRGALKVAAVKAPGFGDRRKAMLEDIAILTGGTVISEERGYKLENATVEYLGTAEKVNIDKDNTTIVNGAGEKSAIEARIAEIKSQIEKTTSDYDREKLQERLAKLSGGVAILYIGAATEVEMKEKKDRVDDALHATRAAVQEGVVVGGGVALIRASSALDGLKGDNDDQDTGINIIKQAIESPLRSIVANAGAEGSVVINKIKEGTGNFGYNARTDKFEDLFESGVIDPTKVTRLALENAASIAALLLTTECVVADVKEEAPAAPPMGGGGMGGMM, via the coding sequence ATGGCAAAGGAATTATTTTTCGATACAGATGCAAGAGACAAACTAAAAAAAGGAGTTGACGCTCTTGCTGAGGCAGTTAAAGTAACATTAGGCCCAAAAGGCAGAAATGTAATTATTGACAAAAAATTTGGTGCACCTACGATCACTAAAGATGGTGTTTCTGTAGCCAAAGAAATTGAATTGGAAGAACCTATCGAAAACATGGGTGCTCAACTAGTGAAAGAAGTAGCTTCCAAAACTGCTGACAATGCAGGTGACGGTACTACTACAGCTACTGTATTGACACAAGCCATCTTCAACGTAGGTATCAAAAACGTAGCAGCCGGTGCTAACCCAATGGACCTTAAAAGAGGTATTGACAAGGCTGTAGCAGCGGTTGTAGCTGAACTGAAAGCTACTTCTAAAGAAATCTCTACGTCTAAAGAAATCGCTCAGGTAGGTACTATCTCTGCTAACAATGACGAGGAAATCGGCAATATGATAGCTGATGCCATGGACAAAGTGGGTAAAGATGGCGTTATCACTGTAGAAGAAGCTAAAGGTACTGAAACTGAAGTTAGAACTGTAGAAGGTATGCAGTTTGACAGAGGTTACCTTTCTCCATACTTCACTACCAACACTGAAAAAATGGAAGCTGAACTGGAGAATCCTTATATCTTGATCTATGACAAGAAGATTTCTTCCATGAAAGAATTACTTCCTGTTTTGGAGCCAGTTGCTCAGTCAGGCAAGCCACTTTTGATCATTGCTGAAGATGTAGACGGTGAAGCTCTAGCTACCTTGGTAGTTAACAAAATCAGAGGAGCCCTGAAAGTAGCAGCTGTCAAAGCCCCTGGTTTTGGCGACAGAAGAAAAGCTATGTTGGAAGACATCGCTATCCTTACTGGTGGAACTGTTATCTCTGAAGAAAGAGGTTATAAACTAGAAAATGCTACTGTTGAGTACTTGGGTACTGCTGAAAAAGTAAATATCGATAAAGATAACACTACTATCGTTAACGGTGCTGGTGAAAAGTCTGCTATCGAAGCTAGAATTGCTGAAATCAAATCTCAAATTGAAAAAACCACTTCAGACTACGACAGAGAAAAGCTTCAAGAAAGATTGGCCAAACTTTCCGGTGGTGTAGCCATTCTTTATATTGGTGCCGCTACTGAAGTAGAAATGAAAGAAAAGAAAGACCGTGTTGATGATGCACTTCACGCAACAAGAGCTGCCGTTCAAGAAGGTGTTGTTGTCGGTGGTGGTGTAGCTTTGATCAGAGCTTCCTCTGCCCTTGACGGATTGAAAGGCGACAATGATGATCAGGACACTGGTATTAACATTATCAAGCAAGCTATTGAATCTCCTCTAAGATCAATCGTAGCTAACGCAGGTGCTGAAGGATCTGTAGTAATCAATAAGATCAAAGAAGGAACTGGTAACTTTGGTTATAATGCCCGTACTGACAAGTTTGAAGACTTGTTTGAATCAGGTGTAATTGACCCAACTAAAGTAACTAGATTGGCCCTTGAGAACGCTGCTTCTATCGCTGCATTACTATTGACTACCGAATGTGTAGTAGCAGATGTTAAAGAAGAAGCTCCAGCAGCTCCTCCAATGGGTGGTGGAGGAATGGGTGGCATGATGTAA
- a CDS encoding LptE family protein translates to MSRFKLIIGYLLCPFLLLTACKVEYSFTGTTLDYNVTKSFSVANFFNDSGGGPANMGQNFTESLKDYFQRNTQLELVQNNGDLQFEGAITRYSITPQATVSSTDPNQPDRAGQMRLTIAVEVNYMNLSNEEEDTKKTFSFYQDYDPRSTSLLTVETELIDTIFENIIQDIFTSTVANW, encoded by the coding sequence ATGAGTAGGTTTAAACTCATCATTGGCTACTTGCTTTGCCCTTTCTTACTGCTAACAGCCTGCAAGGTAGAGTACAGTTTTACGGGAACTACCTTGGATTATAATGTCACCAAGTCATTTTCTGTAGCCAACTTCTTTAATGATTCTGGGGGAGGCCCTGCCAATATGGGACAGAACTTTACCGAGTCCCTGAAGGATTATTTCCAAAGAAATACCCAATTAGAACTGGTCCAAAACAATGGAGATCTCCAGTTTGAAGGAGCGATCACAAGGTACAGTATCACTCCACAGGCCACTGTTTCCAGCACTGATCCTAACCAGCCAGATAGGGCTGGACAGATGAGGCTAACCATAGCGGTGGAAGTAAACTATATGAACCTATCCAATGAGGAGGAAGACACGAAGAAGACCTTTTCCTTTTATCAGGATTATGACCCAAGAAGCACATCTTTGCTAACTGTAGAAACGGAGTTGATCGACACTATCTTCGAAAACATCATTCAGGATATTTTCACTTCAACTGTGGCTAATTGGTAA
- a CDS encoding sterol desaturase family protein — translation MFENYQSLEDIGANDWPNIILWAAPVMFALVFAEWGLSIYKNRDSYDGKDFLAASSIGLINVGISALIKVALFSAVLFFWNIVPWKIPPTWWSFIPCFIAIDFARYWAHRVAHEQRFWWATHVTHHNSSKYNFSVSFRLSWTQHIKFIFFIPVVMIGFDPFVFFICHQIAVLYQFWIHTEYIQKLPAPIEYIFTTPSHHRVHHASDEHYLDKNYGSTFIIWDRMFGTFMAEGERPNYGITKPVTSYNPVYLVFHEWYDIVKDLKQAENSKEAYKILFGKPGDEVIKNRETRRQKLKEAQAELTETKSGPAPILNEKEPSLLQKKE, via the coding sequence ATGTTTGAAAACTATCAAAGCCTTGAAGATATAGGAGCAAATGACTGGCCTAATATCATCTTATGGGCTGCACCTGTAATGTTCGCATTGGTATTTGCAGAATGGGGATTAAGTATTTACAAAAACAGAGATTCATACGATGGCAAAGATTTCTTAGCGGCATCGTCAATTGGCCTGATCAACGTGGGCATAAGCGCGTTAATCAAGGTAGCGCTATTCTCCGCTGTTTTGTTCTTTTGGAATATCGTTCCATGGAAAATTCCACCAACTTGGTGGTCCTTTATTCCATGTTTTATAGCCATTGATTTTGCGAGATACTGGGCACACAGAGTCGCTCATGAACAGCGGTTTTGGTGGGCTACCCATGTCACTCATCACAATTCCAGCAAATATAATTTCTCTGTCTCATTTAGACTGAGCTGGACCCAGCATATCAAATTCATATTTTTTATCCCGGTGGTGATGATAGGTTTTGATCCTTTTGTATTCTTTATCTGCCATCAAATTGCAGTATTGTACCAGTTTTGGATTCATACCGAATATATCCAAAAACTGCCAGCGCCTATTGAATATATTTTCACCACTCCTTCCCACCATAGGGTACATCATGCCAGTGACGAGCATTATCTGGATAAAAACTATGGTTCCACCTTTATCATATGGGACAGGATGTTCGGAACCTTCATGGCGGAAGGAGAAAGACCTAATTATGGCATCACTAAACCAGTAACCTCTTATAACCCTGTTTATCTAGTTTTTCACGAGTGGTATGATATTGTAAAAGATTTAAAACAAGCCGAAAATTCAAAAGAAGCTTATAAAATCCTATTTGGAAAACCAGGTGACGAGGTAATAAAAAACAGAGAAACCCGAAGACAGAAATTAAAAGAGGCACAAGCAGAACTAACAGAAACAAAATCTGGACCTGCCCCCATTCTGAATGAAAAAGAACCTTCTTTACTCCAAAAGAAAGAATAA
- a CDS encoding co-chaperone GroES — MSKVNIQPLADRVLVEPAAAEEKTASGLYIPDTAKEKPQKGTVVAVGNGKKDEPLTVKVGDTVLYGKYAGTELSVEGADYLIMRESDIFAIL, encoded by the coding sequence ATGTCAAAAGTGAACATCCAACCGCTTGCAGATAGAGTTCTAGTTGAGCCTGCTGCAGCTGAAGAGAAAACAGCATCTGGACTTTATATTCCTGACACTGCCAAAGAAAAACCACAGAAAGGCACTGTAGTAGCTGTTGGAAACGGTAAAAAGGACGAACCACTTACCGTAAAAGTAGGTGACACTGTACTTTATGGCAAATATGCCGGTACTGAGTTATCCGTTGAAGGTGCTGACTATTTGATCATGAGAGAATCAGACATTTTTGCTATTCTCTAA
- a CDS encoding sigma-54 interaction domain-containing protein: MISDAEVLSIKQRFGIIGNSPLLNHAIRVAMQAAPTDMTVLITGESGSGKESFSKIIHSISKRKHGKFIAINCGAIPEGTIDSELFGHEKGSFTGAHEARKGYFEVTDGGSIFLDEIGEMPLGTQARLLRILENGEFIKVGSSKVLKTDVRVIAATNVNLIKAVEKGKFREDLYYRLNTVPIYVPPLRERGTDIILLFRKFTTDFSEKYNVTPISLDSEAKELLLKFPFKGNIRQLKNLAEQISLLEEDREVNAITMAKYLPTTESNLPAPYAHGSGKEGDKSNDFSEREILYKVLFDMKKDMTDLKKLVLETYQSGEINSNIIKKHHSLFEDMETSVPFEESNEKPQSSLPIILESGSSSKNEDYDDEGIEDIMHEEDDNSLSIEKKEKELIIKALRKHNNKRKYAAQDLGISERTLYRKIKQYDINE, encoded by the coding sequence ATGATCTCAGACGCAGAAGTATTATCCATTAAGCAACGCTTTGGCATAATCGGTAACAGCCCATTATTAAACCATGCCATCAGAGTGGCTATGCAGGCCGCTCCTACTGATATGACTGTCTTGATCACTGGGGAAAGTGGAAGTGGTAAAGAATCTTTTTCCAAAATCATCCATTCTATCAGCAAGCGCAAACATGGCAAATTCATTGCCATCAACTGTGGAGCTATTCCAGAAGGGACCATTGATTCCGAATTGTTCGGGCATGAAAAAGGCTCCTTTACAGGTGCTCATGAAGCTAGAAAGGGCTATTTTGAAGTTACTGATGGTGGTTCTATTTTCTTGGATGAAATTGGAGAAATGCCCTTGGGAACCCAAGCCAGGCTCCTTAGAATTCTTGAAAATGGAGAATTCATCAAAGTAGGTTCATCTAAGGTCCTGAAAACCGATGTCAGAGTAATAGCGGCTACCAATGTCAACCTGATCAAGGCTGTAGAAAAAGGCAAATTCAGAGAAGACCTTTATTATAGGCTGAACACAGTCCCCATATACGTCCCACCGTTACGGGAAAGAGGGACAGATATTATCTTACTTTTCAGAAAATTCACCACTGATTTTTCTGAAAAATACAATGTAACCCCTATCTCCCTGGACAGTGAAGCCAAAGAATTATTGCTTAAGTTCCCTTTCAAAGGAAATATCCGGCAATTAAAAAATTTGGCAGAACAAATATCCTTACTGGAAGAAGACAGGGAAGTAAATGCTATCACCATGGCCAAATACCTCCCTACCACTGAATCCAACTTGCCTGCTCCATATGCCCACGGAAGCGGAAAAGAAGGTGACAAATCAAATGATTTTTCAGAAAGGGAAATCCTTTATAAGGTCTTATTCGACATGAAAAAGGATATGACCGACCTGAAAAAACTGGTTCTAGAAACCTACCAATCTGGGGAGATCAATTCCAATATCATCAAAAAGCACCACTCGCTGTTTGAAGACATGGAGACCTCAGTTCCATTTGAAGAAAGTAATGAAAAACCCCAATCTTCATTGCCGATTATTTTAGAATCCGGCTCTTCTTCAAAAAATGAAGACTATGATGATGAAGGCATTGAAGATATTATGCACGAGGAAGATGACAATTCACTTTCTATAGAAAAAAAAGAAAAAGAATTGATCATTAAAGCACTGCGAAAACACAATAATAAACGAAAATACGCTGCGCAGGACTTGGGAATATCAGAAAGAACCTTATATCGTAAAATCAAACAATATGATATCAATGAGTAG
- a CDS encoding catalase: MKNFNDEEASEMKTKDMDFAQRDLMSQDEQENTIKYSIRDERRLWTEKTGDHL, encoded by the coding sequence ATCAAAAACTTCAATGATGAAGAAGCTTCGGAGATGAAGACCAAAGACATGGACTTTGCCCAAAGAGATTTGATGAGCCAAGATGAGCAGGAAAATACCATAAAATATAGTATCCGCGATGAGCGGCGGCTCTGGACCGAAAAAACAGGAGATCATTTATAG
- the miaB gene encoding tRNA (N6-isopentenyl adenosine(37)-C2)-methylthiotransferase MiaB yields MENIIKDIDIIPAEEAQACDYKITEEENTGKQKKLYIESYGCQMNFSDSEIVASIMKENGFDTTANFEQADVIFLNTCSIREKAELTVRKRLTQFKSIKKEKPELTIGVLGCMAERLKDKLLEEEKLVDVVVGPDAYRDLPNLVKVAEEGDKGVNTFLSREETYADISPVRLNSDGVSAFISIMRGCDNMCSFCVVPFTRGRERSRDPHSIVKEAQELFAQGYREVTLLGQNVDSFKWSPEENNKARLNKQEDAVSKVINFANLLEMVAKVDPLLRVRFSTSHPKDITDEVLYTMKKYDNICKYIHLPVQSGNSRVLDLMNRTYDREWYLERVAKIREILGQECGISSDMIAGFCSETEEEHQETLSLMDIVKYDFSYMFYYSERPGTLAAKKYKDDIALDVKKRRLQEIINKQSQHSLERNQLDVGQEQLVLVEGTSKRSEEQLKGRNSANKVVIFNKGDYKKGDYVRVKITDCTAATLFGEVVS; encoded by the coding sequence ATGGAAAACATTATCAAAGACATTGATATAATTCCTGCAGAAGAGGCGCAGGCATGTGATTACAAAATCACGGAAGAGGAGAATACAGGAAAACAGAAAAAACTGTATATAGAGAGCTATGGATGTCAGATGAATTTCTCTGACAGTGAGATCGTTGCTTCCATAATGAAAGAGAATGGATTTGACACCACTGCCAATTTCGAGCAAGCTGATGTGATTTTCTTAAACACCTGTTCTATCCGGGAAAAAGCCGAACTTACCGTAAGAAAAAGGCTGACCCAATTTAAAAGTATCAAAAAGGAAAAACCCGAACTCACCATAGGTGTTCTGGGCTGCATGGCAGAAAGACTAAAGGACAAATTGCTGGAGGAAGAGAAGTTGGTAGATGTGGTAGTGGGACCAGATGCCTACAGAGACCTCCCTAACTTGGTCAAAGTAGCTGAAGAGGGAGATAAAGGTGTCAACACCTTCCTTTCAAGAGAAGAAACCTATGCAGACATTTCCCCAGTAAGACTAAACTCAGACGGAGTTAGTGCTTTTATTTCCATTATGAGAGGTTGTGACAACATGTGTTCTTTCTGTGTTGTGCCCTTTACCCGTGGGAGAGAAAGAAGTAGAGATCCACACTCTATAGTAAAAGAGGCCCAAGAACTTTTTGCCCAAGGATACAGGGAAGTCACCTTATTGGGCCAAAATGTAGACAGCTTTAAATGGTCTCCTGAAGAAAACAACAAAGCTAGATTGAACAAGCAGGAAGATGCTGTAAGTAAAGTAATCAACTTTGCCAATTTATTGGAAATGGTCGCAAAGGTTGATCCTCTGCTGAGGGTAAGATTCTCCACTTCCCATCCTAAGGACATTACAGACGAAGTACTTTACACCATGAAAAAGTATGATAATATCTGTAAGTATATCCACTTACCTGTTCAAAGTGGCAATAGCAGGGTACTCGACTTAATGAACCGTACCTATGACAGAGAATGGTACCTAGAAAGAGTAGCTAAAATAAGGGAAATCCTTGGTCAAGAATGTGGAATTTCATCGGATATGATTGCAGGTTTCTGTTCAGAAACAGAGGAAGAACATCAAGAAACGCTTAGTTTGATGGACATCGTCAAATATGACTTCTCCTATATGTTCTATTATTCAGAAAGACCTGGCACCCTTGCTGCCAAAAAATACAAAGACGACATTGCTTTGGACGTCAAAAAAAGGCGTCTGCAGGAAATCATCAACAAACAATCCCAACACTCATTAGAAAGAAACCAGCTAGATGTCGGACAAGAACAATTGGTATTGGTGGAAGGCACTTCAAAAAGGTCTGAGGAGCAGCTAAAAGGAAGAAATTCCGCCAACAAAGTGGTGATTTTCAATAAAGGAGACTATAAGAAAGGAGATTATGTCCGTGTTAAAATAACTGATTGCACTGCTGCAACCTTATTCGGAGAAGTAGTTTCATAA